The Roseofilum capinflatum BLCC-M114 genome includes a region encoding these proteins:
- a CDS encoding MerR family transcriptional regulator: protein MKTLQQLSQEQPLWSLEEFAQVLNELLPQFLPDRQAHSRRSREEVNPRLVRHYASQGLLDEPLKQGREARYTYRHLLQMLLIRRLLSEGFGTSALQSFVVAKTDTELESLLQGGVQLALEPANPALAFLEQVKQRSPEAPPAPQRSIGSPGKHQKRPLVSEATQPTPEDWKHLEILPGLEIHLRSDVTLPTSPQEQKNLVQAILQALLALHSS, encoded by the coding sequence ATGAAAACATTGCAACAGCTTTCACAAGAGCAGCCCCTCTGGTCTCTGGAGGAATTTGCCCAGGTGTTAAATGAGTTGTTGCCTCAATTTTTACCGGATCGGCAAGCCCACTCCCGGCGATCGCGTGAAGAGGTCAACCCTCGTTTAGTCCGCCATTATGCCAGTCAGGGGTTGCTCGATGAGCCACTCAAACAGGGGAGGGAGGCCCGTTATACTTACCGTCATCTGTTACAGATGTTGTTAATCAGACGATTACTCAGTGAGGGATTCGGCACGAGCGCCCTGCAATCCTTTGTGGTGGCAAAAACCGATACTGAGTTAGAGTCCCTGCTACAGGGAGGGGTGCAACTGGCCTTAGAACCGGCGAATCCGGCTTTAGCGTTTCTCGAACAAGTGAAACAGCGATCGCCCGAAGCCCCCCCTGCTCCCCAACGAAGCATCGGTTCTCCGGGCAAACACCAGAAACGTCCCCTAGTTTCCGAGGCAACACAACCCACCCCAGAAGACTGGAAACACCTAGAAATCTTACCGGGTTTAGAAATCCATCTGCGATCGGATGTCACCCTACCCACCAGTCCCCAAGAGCAGAAAAACCTGGTGCAAGCCATTCTCCAGGCGCTCTTAGCTCTGCATTCTTCTTAA
- a CDS encoding mechanosensitive ion channel domain-containing protein: MIKLRWRWILVTLLVCLLTLVAHPSWGRSPFSPIENRATVEMDGKVLFEVRGIVGFPAPERAEVINTKLEQVLQSHLRPGSPLPQYSIDPDNEQSILSFDNSYLLTVTPVDVRGERTTESQARRYAALILSGIETAQYERTAEYLRQAVLVMLGVLFVALGLHIGVNKGVQWGERRLRIWMDSGRWQFGRLQIPDKLLHRLIKLVRFGMLFGLWWAVGYYVTDLFPLLRRSRYWFFDLILESLTDPVFTLNENSYSLLDLLTLIGLTVGLWFGVRSLTRLFRIRVLAFTSTDRAVQDVLGVLVQSLLMFLGLLIILQIWGLDVSSLTIIASVLGVGIGFGLQNIANNLISGLIITFERHVQAGDFVEVANLMGTVEQVGARSTQILTLDQISIIVPNSRFLETEVINWSHSNPVSRLRLPVGVSYNCNPEQVRSVLLNTAQSHPDVMVEPVPQVLFKGFGDSSLDFELLVWIREPRQQFQLKSDLYFRLEKALRYYNLEIPYPQRDLHLRSTHIDEMLQQLQKGTEAKPEPQNSPPLELTDTALEDLIENMQGEEGVEIKDRWYRGNFYPGVFVAAEAVDWWMKALKLKQPQAVQLGQLLCDRQIIHHVFQDIPFQDSYEFYRFD, translated from the coding sequence AGGTGGCGTTGGATACTGGTGACTCTGTTGGTGTGTCTGTTAACCCTAGTCGCTCATCCAAGTTGGGGACGCTCTCCCTTTAGCCCCATTGAGAATCGGGCAACTGTGGAAATGGATGGTAAGGTTTTATTTGAAGTTAGGGGGATTGTGGGCTTTCCAGCTCCTGAGAGAGCGGAGGTAATTAATACCAAGCTCGAACAAGTGCTGCAATCCCATTTAAGACCCGGTTCACCCCTTCCCCAATACTCGATCGATCCGGATAATGAGCAATCAATTTTAAGTTTTGACAATTCCTATTTGTTAACCGTGACTCCTGTGGATGTGCGGGGGGAGCGCACCACAGAATCTCAAGCGCGACGCTATGCGGCTCTAATTTTAAGCGGAATTGAGACAGCCCAGTATGAGCGCACGGCTGAGTATCTGCGCCAAGCAGTATTGGTGATGCTGGGGGTGTTGTTTGTGGCCCTTGGCCTTCATATAGGAGTCAATAAGGGGGTGCAGTGGGGAGAGCGTCGGCTAAGAATATGGATGGACTCTGGGAGATGGCAGTTTGGGCGCTTGCAAATCCCGGATAAATTACTGCATCGGTTAATTAAGTTAGTCCGTTTTGGGATGTTGTTCGGGTTGTGGTGGGCCGTTGGATATTATGTTACCGATCTGTTTCCCCTGTTGCGGCGATCGCGCTATTGGTTTTTCGATCTGATTCTAGAGAGTTTAACCGACCCCGTTTTTACCCTCAATGAGAATAGCTATTCCCTGTTAGATCTGCTGACCTTAATTGGGTTGACGGTGGGGTTATGGTTTGGGGTGCGATCGCTCACTCGCCTCTTCCGAATCCGTGTCCTTGCCTTTACCAGTACCGATCGCGCCGTGCAAGATGTATTAGGGGTGCTGGTGCAATCCCTACTCATGTTTCTAGGGCTGTTGATTATCTTACAAATTTGGGGATTAGATGTTAGCTCTTTAACCATTATCGCCAGTGTGTTGGGGGTAGGGATTGGGTTTGGACTGCAAAATATTGCCAATAATTTAATCAGTGGCTTGATTATTACCTTCGAGCGCCATGTGCAAGCCGGAGATTTTGTTGAGGTGGCAAATTTAATGGGAACCGTGGAACAGGTAGGCGCTCGCAGTACCCAGATTTTAACCTTGGATCAAATTTCCATTATTGTGCCCAATTCCCGGTTTTTGGAAACAGAGGTGATTAACTGGAGCCATAGTAACCCAGTGTCGCGGTTGCGTTTGCCCGTGGGAGTCTCCTACAATTGCAACCCAGAACAGGTGCGCTCTGTCCTTTTAAATACGGCTCAGTCCCATCCCGATGTCATGGTTGAGCCGGTTCCCCAGGTGTTATTTAAGGGGTTTGGGGATAGTTCTTTGGATTTTGAGCTATTGGTATGGATCAGGGAACCGCGCCAACAATTTCAGCTCAAAAGTGACCTCTATTTTCGCTTAGAAAAAGCCCTGCGCTACTATAATTTGGAGATTCCCTATCCTCAACGGGATTTACATCTGCGATCGACCCATATCGACGAGATGCTACAGCAGTTGCAAAAAGGCACAGAAGCCAAACCTGAGCCGCAGAACAGCCCCCCTTTAGAGTTGACCGATACAGCATTGGAGGATCTGATCGAGAACATGCAAGGGGAAGAAGGGGTAGAGATTAAGGATCGATGGTATCGAGGGAATTTCTATCCCGGTGTGTTTGTGGCTGCTGAAGCGGTCGATTGGTGGATGAAAGCACTGAAGTTGAAACAACCGCAAGCGGTGCAGTTAGGGCAATTGTTGTGCGATCGCCAAATCATCCATCACGTTTTTCAGGATATCCCCTTTCAGGACAGTTACGAGTTTTACCGCTTTGATTAA
- a CDS encoding macro domain-containing protein → MQPAIEFIPLRGAVCTEIPTTLDVLIRITPPAPQVTQERPPINLSLVLDRSGSMADRNKITFTKQAAAYAVNALLPSDRVSVVTFESRIKTPVPSQLLQNKRYILQQIQQIQAGGGTALHAGWIEGGVQVSQHLKPDSLNRIILLSDGIANVGETNPDAIAADVHGLAQRGVSTTTMGVGDDYNETLLEAIAASGDGNYYYIESPDQLPDIFAMELQGLMATQGKNVSLGFTLPHPVQLLDVFNDFTTLPNGEYQLPNLIAGNPFTVALRLHIPAQTLPSILTLNLAWDDVETGQRQQLNQSLTLPWVNRQSLSEFLFNPEVQQEVAALLASRAKKEAAEQARLGQYDLAEQTIAKGMEVIQSAPASPAMSQESNALESLSTNLKRREYEQFSKRGHFESHSRSRGWGQSRYGEYQQERQKRVGSPSPVPQSGQGAKLWQQMGDRIKVVKGDITQIGVEAIVNATNPLMSGTFGVDAAIHRAAGPELRQACNALVTCDVGEAKITPAFNLPAQYVIHTVGPGWQEGRAKEEEQLTNCYRNALNLALQKGLKTVSFPSIATGALGCPPDWAASIALRTISKVLQQHPSIEQVIVVCWDDRNYQCYQALL, encoded by the coding sequence ATGCAACCTGCGATCGAATTTATCCCTCTCCGTGGGGCTGTATGCACGGAAATTCCCACCACCCTCGATGTTTTAATCCGGATTACACCCCCTGCCCCCCAGGTGACCCAGGAACGGCCACCCATTAATCTCAGCTTGGTGCTAGATCGGTCGGGTTCCATGGCAGACCGGAACAAAATTACCTTCACCAAACAAGCGGCTGCCTATGCCGTAAATGCCTTATTGCCGAGCGATCGCGTCAGTGTGGTCACCTTTGAGAGCCGCATTAAAACCCCCGTTCCCAGTCAACTCCTACAGAATAAACGCTATATCCTGCAACAAATCCAACAGATTCAAGCTGGGGGCGGAACCGCCCTTCATGCCGGTTGGATAGAAGGAGGGGTACAGGTGAGCCAACATCTCAAACCGGATTCCCTCAACCGGATAATTTTGCTATCAGACGGTATTGCTAATGTGGGGGAAACCAACCCGGATGCGATCGCCGCCGATGTCCATGGACTCGCCCAGAGGGGAGTCAGTACAACGACGATGGGCGTGGGCGATGACTATAATGAAACCCTGTTAGAGGCGATCGCCGCCAGTGGCGATGGCAACTACTACTACATCGAAAGTCCCGACCAACTCCCCGACATTTTCGCCATGGAATTGCAAGGCTTGATGGCGACTCAGGGCAAAAACGTCAGTTTAGGCTTCACCCTGCCCCATCCCGTGCAACTGCTCGATGTCTTCAACGACTTTACCACCCTCCCCAATGGTGAGTATCAACTGCCTAACCTGATTGCTGGCAATCCCTTTACCGTTGCCCTACGGCTACACATTCCGGCCCAAACCCTGCCATCTATCCTCACCCTGAATCTAGCCTGGGATGATGTGGAAACCGGTCAACGGCAACAGCTCAATCAATCCCTGACCTTACCCTGGGTGAACCGGCAAAGCTTAAGCGAATTTCTCTTTAACCCAGAAGTGCAGCAAGAAGTAGCCGCTCTGCTGGCCTCCCGTGCTAAAAAAGAAGCCGCCGAGCAAGCCCGACTGGGGCAGTATGACCTAGCCGAACAAACCATCGCCAAAGGCATGGAAGTGATTCAATCTGCTCCTGCTTCCCCAGCCATGAGTCAGGAATCAAACGCCCTGGAGTCTTTGAGTACCAACCTGAAACGGCGGGAATACGAGCAATTTAGTAAACGCGGTCATTTTGAATCCCATAGTCGCAGTCGCGGATGGGGACAATCCCGTTATGGTGAATATCAACAAGAGCGTCAAAAGAGGGTCGGATCTCCCTCACCGGTTCCCCAGTCAGGACAGGGGGCAAAACTTTGGCAACAGATGGGCGATCGGATTAAAGTCGTCAAAGGAGACATTACTCAGATTGGGGTTGAGGCGATCGTTAATGCCACCAATCCCCTGATGAGCGGCACATTTGGAGTCGATGCCGCCATTCACCGAGCCGCCGGCCCAGAATTACGCCAAGCCTGCAACGCCCTGGTGACCTGTGATGTAGGCGAAGCCAAAATTACCCCCGCCTTTAATCTGCCTGCCCAATATGTGATTCACACCGTCGGCCCCGGTTGGCAAGAGGGACGTGCGAAGGAAGAAGAACAGCTCACCAACTGTTACCGGAATGCCCTTAATTTAGCCTTGCAAAAGGGATTAAAAACCGTCTCTTTTCCTTCCATTGCCACGGGTGCGTTAGGATGTCCCCCAGACTGGGCAGCCTCCATCGCCCTACGCACGATTAGCAAAGTGTTGCAACAACACCCCTCAATCGAGCAAGTGATTGTTGTCTGTTGGGACGATCGCAATTATCAATGTTATCAGGCCCTGTTGTGA
- a CDS encoding J domain-containing protein, which translates to MNHPSSSSSDQRQQTLSSTHYVRLGVHPLASALEIRRAYRELSKRYHPDTTELDPDVATQRFHDLNEAYAVLSNPERRGIYDRAMGYSRFYVVRPPVDLRSGNSPKEYRSSAYLDSTDRPLSAGELFALFILGLTFVICLGLAIAIAWLHPELISPTLSLPPSP; encoded by the coding sequence GTGAATCATCCTTCTTCGAGTTCTTCCGATCAGCGTCAACAGACGCTTTCATCCACTCACTATGTCCGATTAGGGGTTCATCCTTTGGCTTCTGCGTTGGAGATTCGCCGCGCCTATCGAGAGCTGAGTAAGCGCTATCATCCGGATACAACGGAGCTAGATCCGGATGTGGCAACCCAGCGCTTTCACGATCTCAATGAAGCCTATGCAGTCTTAAGTAATCCAGAGCGTCGAGGCATCTACGATCGCGCCATGGGTTATTCTCGGTTCTATGTAGTGCGTCCTCCTGTGGATTTGCGCTCCGGGAACTCCCCAAAGGAGTATCGTTCTTCAGCTTATCTCGATTCGACCGATCGCCCCCTGTCTGCCGGGGAACTCTTTGCCCTGTTTATTCTGGGACTGACCTTTGTGATATGTTTAGGATTGGCGATCGCGATCGCCTGGCTGCATCCCGAACTGATTTCACCCACCCTATCCCTACCCCCATCCCCCTAA